In the bacterium SCSIO 12741 genome, CTTTCCGACCAAATTCAGCTTGAGTTGATTCTCAATCCGAACGGAACCTCGATCGATTTGCACGCCACCCCAATCTCCACCAATACCCATCGCTGTATTGATCTTGAGGTTGTAACGATTCAAATAAATGGCAGGCCCTACCTTAACCCAGGACTGATCAAAGTTTCCAGCGATCTCCAGGTTCAATTTTTCTTTCAAAAAGTTACCCGAGATTTCGGCATGATCCACCCGGGTTTGAACCTGGATTTCTTTTTGGCGATCGTGATACAGGTAGTCCACCCCAACAATTTTGATCTCGTCCAAGCCAATCGCTACCGATGATGTATCGGAAGCAGAAGTATCTGCCCGTAAAAAATCATAGTTAGGATTCCCCTTAAGGTCTACTCGCATCTTTGCAAATCCCTCGGCAATTTCCACTTTCTTAATTTGGTAATTGCCCTGAAGGATATCCCACACATTAAACTGCAGGTAGAGCTTATCGAAATAGAAAAGGGTATCCGGCTCGGGATTGTACGATTTCGGCTCCATCAGCGCCACCTGATTGAATTGAAGACTCAGATACGGCGCTTTTTCAATGGATGACACATCGATGGAAGAGACAGTCATTTCAGATTGAAGCGTTTGGTTCAATTGGTCGATGGCCACGTTTCTAACAATATCACCATACTTCCAGGCCATAAAAAGACCTGCACCTACGAAGGCGATGATCAATATCACCAGAAAAATCGCGATTCTCTTTAACCAACGCATGCTAAAAGCTCAATCTGTTCCTGCTCTGTTATCGTTTAAGGGTACCTTTCCTTAAGAAATCATCTTCAAAGAATTGATCTCTTTTTGGGTCAGGAATCTCCATTTTCCTCGTGCGATTTTCTTTTTGGTCAATCCAGCGAAAGCTACGCGATCGAGTTTTACAACGTCATACCCTAAAGCGGCAAACATTCTTCGAACTACCCGATTTTTACCGGAGTGTAGCTCTACGCCAATTTCCTTTTTATTCTGTCCATCACCCACGTATGCAACCTGGTCAAACTGTACGGTACCGTCTTCCAGTTCTATACCGGCCTGCAACTCGTCCATGTGTTGTTTGGTAACAGGGGTATCGGTAACAACGTGATACACTTTCTTAACGCCATGTTTCGGATGGGTCAGCCTTTTGGCCAATTCACCATCATTGGTAAACATTAAGAGTCCGGTAGTCTGACGGTCTAAACGTCCTACAGGATAAATACGCTCCTGTACAGATTTACCGATCAAATCGGTCACCTTTTTTCTTCCTCCTGGGTCGTCGGAAGTGGTGATGTAATCTTTCGGTTTATTGAGAATGAGGTAGACAAATCGTTCGAATTGCAGTTTTTCACCACCATAACGAACCTCATCTCCACGTTTCACTTTGGTTCCCAACTGGGTTACTACTTCACCATTAATGGTAATTAGTCCCTGCTCAATGAGTTTATCCGCTTCACGGCGAGAACAAATACCGCTGGAAGCAATGAAACGATTTAGTCTTACTTCTTCGGCCTCAGTATCTCCACTCACTTCAGCATTGCGCGACCAGCTTAACTTACCACCATCGGCATCGCCTTTTTTCCATCGAGAGTCACGCCCACCTTCAAAGGAACGGCCACCACGTCGATCATCGTATCTTTTAGAATCGCGATCACCGAAAGAGCGGGAACGGTTACCAAATCCGCCTTTGCGGTCGGAGTGAGATCGATTGGAATCGCGATCTCCGAATGAACGGGAACGATTTCCATATCCACCTCTGCGATCTGAATCGGAGCGGTTAAAATCTCTGCGGTCGTCATTTCTTCCTTCACCTTCGCCGCGATCGGACCAAGGTCGTTTGTTAGAAAATCGATTGGAGTCGCGGTCACCGAATGAGCGGGAACGGTTTCCAAATCCACCTTTGCGGTCAGAGTCGGAACGATTAGAATCTCTGCGATCCTCATTTCTTCCTTCGCCGTCTCTACGATCGGACCAGCTTCTATTGCCTGAAAATCGCTTTGAATCACGGTCACCGAAAGAGCGGGAACGGTTGCCAAATCCACCTTTGCGGTCAGAGTCGGAACGATTAGAATCTCTGCGATCCTCATTTCTTCCTTCGTCGTCTCTACGATCGGACCAGCTTCTATTGCCTGAAAATCGCTTTGAATCACGGTCACCGAAAGAGCGGGAACGGTTGCCAAATCCACCTTTGCGGTCAGAATTGGATCCGTAGGACTCTCTACGTCCTTCATTCCTGCCTTCACCTTCCTTACGGTCGGACCAGGAAGCTGTACGTCGATTGCCTCCTGAATTTCTACCCCGATTGAATGATCCCCCTGAACGAGAGTCAGATGGCCGGGATTTGCCATCGCGTTTTCCAGATCCGCCTCTACCTTTCTGCTGCCGATTTTCTTTCATCCGGCAAAAGTACGAATAACCCACAGATGCGGGGTTAAGAAGCGAGATGCGAGACTCGAAAGCTTTCAGGCGAGAATCAGAAAGAAGAAAAGGTTCAGAATTCAGAATTCATCAAATGGATATTGAATTCAAAACTCCGGGCCAAAAGCGTCTGGCATGTGATCTATCTCGACACCCTTAGAGTTGATAATGACCGCAATCACATCAAAACGACATTCCCAATCCTCGTCTTCATCCTCCAAGTAGGCCTCTGCTGCTTGATAAAGATGTTCTTTTTTGGAATCTGTAACGGCTTCAGCGGGATGCCCAAAGTAATCGGTGGAACGGGTTTTAACCTCTACGAATACAAGCTCATCGCTAATATTCGCGATCAAATCAACTTCCAGGTGTCCGTGTTTCCAGTTTTGAGCTCGAATCGAATATCCTTGCTCAATGAGGTATTGTAATGCCGCCGTTTCCCCTTTTTGACCCAGATGAAGGTGTTCGGCCATTAAAGTCCGATCATCACGAAACTACCCCAATAGATGGGCTCGCTGTACTTCTCCTTGATCCGCTTCTTGGCATCCTGGAATGCTACCCGGATGTCCTGGCCTTCGAGCCAATTGGAATAGAAGTCATTCATCAGCTCCTGGGTTACCTTGTCGTCCACCTTGAACAGAGTCATGATTACGTTCTTGGATCCAGCTACGATAAAGGAACGTTGCAATCCGTAAACACCTTCCCCAGATTTCACTTCACCCAATCCGGTTTCACAAGCACTAAGTACAACCAACTCGGTGTGGTCCAGGTTCAGGTTCATCGCCTCGTAAGCGGTTAAGATTCCGTCCTTCTTATTGAAGTCGTAAATGTTGTTGTTGGCCAAAAGCTCTCCAGCTCCGGTGAACAACAGGCCTGAACGAAGTAGGGGGTTATCCGCAATATCACCTTTCAAATTGGTGCTGGCATGATCCTGTTGAGCTTCTTGCATAAAGAAACCGTGGGTGGCCACATGAAACACCCGAGGACTGTTTACCTTCTTGATTTCGGCTTCGGTAGCTTCGTCGCCCAGGAATGTTGTGGTGCGCCAGTTTTGACGAGCCAGCAAACGATTGATAGACTTAATCTCCTCCTCTGCTCCGGGCAGTGGTTCCAAAGAACTTACTCTATTCTCCTGGTCAATGTTCGATTCACTTCCGGCAAATTCCGGATTTCCAAACATGGCAGCGGTAGTATTGTCATAAGGTTCCACATCCTCGTCCATTCGGGTATGGTATATATCCCGAGTGTTACTTACGTAGTAAATGTTGTTTTTGTCGATTACAAAACGGCCGCTGCTGTCCTTCAAGGTCTCCACGTTCATTTGGTTGTAGATTCCATCGGCTGACACAAAAACGGTGGTGTTGTCTTCCAGCTTGGCGTCAAAATCCTGCCAGAACTGCTCGTAGGAATACTTGTCTTTGGCCTTGTACTTAATTCCGTTTCGGTAGTACTTAAAGTAACGACTCTCCAACTTGTTTCCGTTGTCCAACAAAACCACTTCCGGTCCTTTTTTCGATTTCTGATCCAGGATCAAACCAGTGTAAATAATGCTGTCGGTAAAATCGGTTTTGAAATAACGGAAACGGACAATTTCCATGGCGTACTCACCTTCATTCAAGGCTTTGCGAACCATTTTCCAGTTCATTTCTTCTTGCTCAAAAGCTTTGGCAAAGTCTTCTGATTCTTCGCTCAATTCTTTCTCGAGGCCGTTGATCTCTTTCTCAAGAGCAGGCATATTGATACCATTTTGAATGCGCTCTTCTTCACTCATGGCGAGTCCACGAGTTAGCATCTCCTTTTTCTCGGTGTAGCGTTGAAAACGGTAAATCAAATCTCCATCACCTGAGTTCACGATTCGTTCTTTTAAACGGGTAGAAGAACTCAACAAAATAGCCTTGGTCGCCAAGCGGAAATCGTACACCTTGTTCCAGGCTTTTTGATTTTGCTTGTCCAGATTCATGGCCAAAGAGTGATAGATTTCAAAATCACCTTTAATCGAACTCCAGTAAGTGTTCTTTTCTTTTTCAGAAAGAGATGGGAAGTACTTCTTCAAGTAATCCAAGTACTTATCAGTGGTTTCATCATAGATCACCAAGGCGTTCTTAAAGTCACCGTTTGCGTAGAATGACTTGGCCTCATTACTACGAGCCTGAATGTATCCCGGGTGCTCGTCATCGAAAGTCGACTTGTAGGATTCAGCAGCATCCTTGTAGTTTTCTACAGCCTTATCAAAGTTACCCATTAGGTACTCGAGGTCTCCGGTAAGCATTTCGTTACGGGCGGTTCTCAAGTGGTTTTTACCAAACAATTCCAACCAAATAGTTCGAGCATCGGCTAAAGTTTGCTCAGCCTTTTGGTGCTCACCAAACAGCATGTAAACCTTACCCTGGTATTCGAGCAATTCACCATATTGAGGATGCGAACTATTAAAGTTAGTGGTTACAATTTCCTTGGCTTCTTCCAGGTAGGCGTTGATCACATTCAAGTCGGCGTCATCCGATTTGAAGTTTACTTCGGCCAGTTTTTGAAGAATGTCAGCTTCGCGAATATTGCCATTTCCAAATTTTTTCTGGATCAGCTTTCGGGCGTCGCCATAAATGTTTTTGGCCTCATCGTAGTTACCCATTGACACGTATACCTCAGCCAACAAAGCCAGGTTATCCATGTAGGCCACGGATGTATCACCCAAGTTGGTTTTGCTAATTTTCATGGAGCGACGCACCATCTTTTCAGCATCGATGAAGTCACCCGTAATCAGGTAAAGCTTTCCGTACAAACTTAGGGGCTCAACCAATCGGTAGTGATCCGTTCCGTACTTCTTCTCATTGAGGGCAATGGAACTCTTTAGAATGTCTTCAGCTCCTTTGTAACGACCGGTTGTAATGTAGAGCTCAGCCATCTCTTCGGAAGAGCTGATGTTTTCGTTTCCACCTTCACCGGATTTCTTGAGTAGCTTGTAAGCCTTCTTATAAGTATCTCTGGCCTTTTCAAACTTTCCATTGACCATGTACAAACCAGCCAAGCTCTTCAAAGCCATGTAGTAGCTCAAGCTCTTTTTGGTTCCTTGCTTCCGAATAACCTCAGTCGCTTTTTCCAACTGCTGCTCGGCCTGATCAAACTCTCCTTTTTGAAGATTTATTTCAGACATGTCTACCAAAATCACTCCGTATAACTCTGAACTGGAACCGAACTTACGCTCTGCAATTTTCAATGCCTGCTCACTAATGGTATAAGCTTCATCATACTGATCAATGTAGGCCTTCAGCTTACTGTAGGAGCGTAAAAAGTCGATGTACAAAGGATGGTCCTCGTGCAACTGGTACTTGATTACGTCTTCAAAGTGATCTTGATAAACCTGCTTCGATTGCTCAAACAAGTCCTCGTTCTCCACATTGAATCCAGCCAATTTCAGCTGCTCGATGGAGTGCATTGGAGAATTGTCTCCGAAGTTGTTCTTGGCAATCCAAACATTGGTTTCCCGTTCGATTCGGGCTTCCTCCACTCGGTGATTGCGGTGGTAAAAATCGTAGAAGTGGTCGTTGAACTGAAGGTTCGAAACGTGGTCATCCGGGACATTCTCGGCAACACCTTCTTTCAATTTCACCTCTTGCTTAACCGCCTTTTTATAACGCTTCTTCCGGTTGTTAAAACGGTTTTCAAGCATCAACGCATTGAGGTAGTACACACTGGTCTTACCATACTTGTGCATGTTGTCCAACTTGTACTTAAGGAATAGGTGTCTTGCCTTTCTATCCTTGTCCGCTTCGATAAAGGATTGGATCTCCTTTTCTGCCACTTCATTAAAGAACTTGTGGTGACTTGAAATCCCGATTTTCAGCATTCGGGCGTGAATCTTTTTGTACTCCTTGTACGGCTTTTCCAGTTGACCATCATTCTCAGCCATTACGGCACGGCCAAATTCATTTTCGATAGTCGGCAAAGAGCGCTTTCCAACTAAGTCATGGATCAGTCTTTCGTTTTCATAGTACAGGTTAGAAGCCCGGCTAAAGTCTCCTCTCTCCCGGTAAAAATCGGCACGCAGTACATACAACTCAGCTAAACGGAATTGACGAGCCTTAAACTCATCTTTGTCCAACTTGATGGTAGACTTTTTAGCCGTAGTGTCAGGATTAGGAAATTCTCTTTTGGTAATGGAACGTTGGAAACCGATCAACTCGGGAATAAGGTATTCTACTTCCCGAAAGAAACCGCGGTCCAATTGAATGGTAACCATTCGCCTTTTGATTTCGAAGGCCAATAAAGAATCCGCATTGGTGGAAAGGTCACTTTTCACCTGCATTAAGGAGCGTTTTTCTTCAGAAGCTTCCTCCTCTTGAACTTCTTCCTCGGCAGCTTCCTCAACTACAGGTTCTGCCTGGGTAACAAGAGGTGTTGGGACTACATTCGTCTTGGGCAATTCAATTTCTGCATAGTCTTTGGATAAAGCCTTAGCCGAATCCAGAGCCGCAACTAACCTTTTCATAGAGGCCGAATCTTCACTTCCGGCCATAGCTTCCAACGAATCCGATAGAGATTGAATACGTGTGTCATTGGATTGAATCAAAGAGTCTAAGGTCAATGAATCCATGGCCACCTGGTTACTATCCAGGGATGGGTTGTCTTTGATCAATCCCATAAAGCCCGACAGAACGGTATCCACTACGGTGGTATCTTCCTGAATGCTTTCGGGCGTCAGGGGTAAGTCCAAAGCCGGTTCTTCTTGGGCTGTGGTATCGTCAACAGAGTTGTTTGAAGCTGTAGCATCGGAGGTATCTCCGTCCCAGGATTGGTGCAGGAATTCATCCGCCTGAACCAGGTATTCGTAGGCTAAAACCTGGTTTCCAAAGTGCGCATAAATATCACTGATAAGCAACAGACCATTGAGGTATTCGCTGCTATCTTCCTTGATGTTGAAGCTGAAATAATACAGCGCGTTTTCAAGGCTATCCTGTACTTCAAAATAGTTTCCAATTGCCTCCAGGTACTTAACGTTGTACAAGGCAAACAGGGCATAGTTTTGGGATGTTCCATACCCTTTTTTGCGCCACTTTTTCATTAACCGCTTTGTGGTTACTTGCGCATGGTGATATTCACCATGGTCGTAGCGCTTTTCTGTCTTCTCCAGCTTCTTGCTGGCCTGCTTATCCATCTTCTCAGTCTGCGCCCAGGCTGATGATGAAATAACCAGGCATAAGCTAATAGCCAGTAGGTTAATAGCTGCTTTAAATCTCCTCATGTACCGATGCCAAATTACTTTTGACCAAAATTGTTTGCAAACGTCAGGTTCAGCCCAAATCGCAGGTGAAAATTCCTAACCTCCGTCGGGAAGGCGTAGGCCAAAACATTATCACTTACCACATAGAGCTGGACGGGCCCTGCATTCGCAGAAAGACCTAATCCAACATTCGCATAACTTCGTCCATAAATGGAATAGTTTACCGTTGCGGCAAACCAATTTCTTACTTTCTGGGTCACTCCTACCTTGAAGGAAGAGCGCCAAGTACCGTTATAAAATTCGTTGTAGGTTAACAGGTTGGCATCTGTCTTTTTGAAGAGCTGGTAGTTAACCCCCAAATAGGTTTTCACCGGAAGAGTGGTGGTGTAAGGGTTGTTGTCTTCTTCAAACTCAATTCCTTCCAAAATACTGTCTAAAACCCGAGTGATTCCCGTACCATTTCCTGAAGCACCACCGTTAATCCAGTCATTCAAATCTTCACCGTCGTAGTAATATTCTACATCGTTGGAGGTTCCATTGACCACGTTGCTGTTCCAGCTAATAAAACCCAGGTCGTTAACTGCCAAAGACAAGGATAGCTTTTCGGTTGCATGGTAGGTAACTCCTAAATCAGCAGCGAATCCGTAATTACCGGTAATCGATTGGGTAACGGCATCCATAAACTCCACATTGGAATCAAGAATGGCAGTCATAGCCCCAGCCGAACGATAAGACATGGCACCGTCCAATTTGATGGAATAATCATCAGGATTGGTGGTTAATCCCAAACGGGTATCTGTGGTTTGTAGGTTTGCCAGTCCGCTTAGGTACTTGGCCCGAATACCAGCCGACCATTTTTCATTTAAGTCGCGGGCAAATCCGAGAGAAAACTCGGTGTATTGCATGTAGTCACCTCCAAGGCCATCCAAAGCCAAACGCTGACCGATATAATCGGGGTGACCATTTCCGTACCACATAAATTCAAAAAGCGTTTTCGGATAGGTAAAACGCCCAGAGATCTTTTCCTCCACGTTAAAAGTGATGTAAGAGGCTCCGGTTCTAAAGCCAAAGCCCAGAAGTGTGGTTCTGAAGTCAATTCCCAAATCGTTCAGGTCATCCATCTGAGAAATGGCTTTTGGCATATCCATTCTCAAGGCATTGGTATCGTCCACATAAAAAAGGTCGGAGTAGGCAAAGCCTTGGTTGTAAGGAGAAACATATACGCCGCTAATCACCGGAAGAGAAACGTAAGCCCGGCAATAGGGCATTCTCGAAATATTGATCTGATTGGCTTGCGGAACACTTCTCAGGTCATATAGGGTCAGGTCCTGCTGGGCTTCCAGGGAAAAGGTAGCAACCATACAGGCAATCAGCATCCAGAATCTTGTCTTCATGATCATCAATGGTCTTTAGAATACCCCAGGATCTCCCGTGAGTTTAACTCCGATTTTAACATCAATTTTATAGTCGTCAAAGATTTTTACGGTCGTGTTTCCATTGTTGGAGGTGGACAGGCTGCCAAGAACCAAAACGTATTTGGCCTGGCGTAGCAATTCGGTTCGCTCCTCGCTTAGCTCATTCTCCGTGGAGACATAACCTGGCTCAGTCACTTTTCCATTACCATCAATAATGGCTGATGCAGCTACTTGAGCTGAACTGATCAAATCAACCTCTTCCCCATTGGCCAGCTTAAGGGGAACATAATTTTCATCAAGAATGGTCGCCTTAACTACCGCATCAATGGGGAAACCATTTTCCAAAAAGGTTTTGATTGTTACTCCTCTTAGAAAATCAATATCCTGATCCAGGGAAATGGGGATGGTATCCAAAATCTGGAACTTCTCTACCCGTCCTACCAAAGGCAATTCAATGCGCATTTCCATACGGCACTTGGCTCCCTTTTCTACAAAATTCTGCGTGGTAGCATCCGGATTGGCACTTACACCAACACTGTGAACCAAATAAGTAGGAGTAGGCTTAAACACATCTCCTACGTTGGTGTTGGAGCGATCAAGAATGATTTGAGTCTTTACCGTTGTTCCAATGCTATTTACATCTGGAGCTCCAACCTTCAATTCACCGGTATTCGATTTGATCACTTCAAAAAGGTGCTTCGTTACTGGATTGTAACCATCTACACTATCGAGTTTCAATCCCAGTGGAACACCCAGGCTATTTTCAAAATCGAGAATAATTCGAGGGTCTTCAAGATGGATATTTCCATCGGAGGCAATGTTTTTGAAAAGGTGAATCTTAAGCGAATCTTGAGGGAGCCTCACCAACTTATCCTTAAAATCGCCGAAAAGTCTTTTGTAGTCCAAGTTGGTCATTGCCATGCCCAGGTTCATGGTACTGGGCGAACTAACGGAAGAAAAGGCAAATTGAATGCTAATCTCATTGTTTGCCGTCGGCTCAATACTGGCACCCGATAAATCAAAGTTAATGGAGCTACCAAGCGGTGCCGTTTGTGTGAGTGGATTACCACTACTTGTTTCTTTAATGGAGAGAAGCGTAACCGTAGCCGTTCCGGTTGCCGATGTATTCAGGTTTAGGTTTAGATTACCGGTTTCCAAATCGATTTGGGTAAACTCTTGTTCGCCTGGTAAATCAAAAGGCACATCCACCACAATAGTACCGGTGGACACCCCGGCTTGAACCGTTTCAGACACGTCGCCAAATTCCACAATATCGTCAGCTACAAATTCCTGAACGTCGCTGTTGTAGACCAGAGTGACTAATCCATCACCATCTGTGGTTACCACGGAAGAATCCGTAAAACCCAAAATATCCTGCACTTCCAATGAACTCTTAACCAAAGGGATGGCAAGTTGAGGTTCCCAGCCGGCGGTTGATAGGTTATCGAAATCGTACTCCTCTTTTTTAACGCATGCCGCTAACAAGACGGCGATCATTAAAAAGCCCGTAAACTTTTTCATACTGAGTTAAGATGAATTAACAAACTTAAGGATATCACCTGGCTAAGTCAAGCAGAAAGTGGGTATTGGACACTTCGGTTCAAAGAATAAACCTTACCAATTATCGAATAGAAATGGCCTGAGGACTTAGTTGAGAACGTAACAATACACCATACCATCATAGCTGCAAGTAACCAGTTCTAACCGGCCATCCAGATTCAGGTCGGTAACACGTGCACGGGTTTGTCCATAAAATGGCGAACCCTCCATGGGGCTTCCAAAACGATCTACTAAATGTACTTCAGCCAAACTGTCCTGCACCAAGGTAATATAAGCTCCCTCTTGTCCGGTAAAAATTCCGGGGCGCATCTTTTGGGCCTTTTCAAGCGGGTACAACAGAACTGACTTCCCTTCGGCATCATAGACTTCTAAGCCTTCACCGTTCAAAAACAGATACTCGGTTTCCCCATCTTGATTCACATCAATCAGATCAAAATAATGGCGAGCATCGAAATGCTTGAACTGAACTGTTTCCAATTTATCCTGAAGAGACAGCTGAAGTAAATTACCTGAACTATCCGTAGCTACCACAAAAGTGGATTTCAGATCCTTACCAGGCAAAACTCTCAATGGAGATCGCTCGTTTACCTGTAGCTCATTCTTAAGCTTTAAACGATCTTCACCTCGGCGATTGACCACTCTCACTCCCCCGTTTTCTTGCCAGGCGATGATGTAGTCTTTTTTATTGACCACCACGTGAGTCATCCGACGGCCTACCGGGTCACCTTTCTTGTACTTCCAGCCTTTTACCGGCTTTCCCTGGATATCATAACAAACCACATTACCATCCTTCAATGGGGCCATAATGCGATACTTCTGATTGTTGTCGTAATCGAAAACCATGACCGGAGCCGAAGCTTTTTCAGATAGTCGGATTGGGAAACCGTCCACGTCTTTCCCGTTACGATCGATCAAGTAGATTTTATGAGCCGTACCAAAAAGAATCTGGTACTTGTCGTTGCGGTACTTATCTACCTCAAAAATTCCTCCAACCATGGGCCCTTCTAAGTCGCGACTCCAAAGAATTCTACCTGTGTTTGAGATGAGGTAAACCCGGTTGTTATCATCCTGAATGAATACTTCCCGAGCCTTGGTGTAATGATTGGTAAACAAATAAGGCTGCGAACTAACCGTGGTGTCCAGTGGAATCTCCCACAAGGATGCAGTCACCTTCTTATAGATTGGATTGTGCTTTAGAAACAGGTTGTTGTAATACATGTTCCCTTGATCGTGCGACACCTGAAGGCATACTCCCTCAAATTTCCGGAGAAGCTCCAGGTTATCATCCACCCAGGATCGATTTTTCGGTGCCAGGAAGTGATGGATGAGGTAT is a window encoding:
- a CDS encoding RNA-binding S4 domain-containing protein, translating into MKENRQQKGRGGSGKRDGKSRPSDSRSGGSFNRGRNSGGNRRTASWSDRKEGEGRNEGRRESYGSNSDRKGGFGNRSRSFGDRDSKRFSGNRSWSDRRDDEGRNEDRRDSNRSDSDRKGGFGNRSRSFGDRDSKRFSGNRSWSDRRDGEGRNEDRRDSNRSDSDRKGGFGNRSRSFGDRDSNRFSNKRPWSDRGEGEGRNDDRRDFNRSDSDRRGGYGNRSRSFGDRDSNRSHSDRKGGFGNRSRSFGDRDSKRYDDRRGGRSFEGGRDSRWKKGDADGGKLSWSRNAEVSGDTEAEEVRLNRFIASSGICSRREADKLIEQGLITINGEVVTQLGTKVKRGDEVRYGGEKLQFERFVYLILNKPKDYITTSDDPGGRKKVTDLIGKSVQERIYPVGRLDRQTTGLLMFTNDGELAKRLTHPKHGVKKVYHVVTDTPVTKQHMDELQAGIELEDGTVQFDQVAYVGDGQNKKEIGVELHSGKNRVVRRMFAALGYDVVKLDRVAFAGLTKKKIARGKWRFLTQKEINSLKMIS
- a CDS encoding YraN family protein; the encoded protein is MAEHLHLGQKGETAALQYLIEQGYSIRAQNWKHGHLEVDLIANISDELVFVEVKTRSTDYFGHPAEAVTDSKKEHLYQAAEAYLEDEDEDWECRFDVIAVIINSKGVEIDHMPDAFGPEF
- a CDS encoding CHAT domain-containing protein, which codes for MRRFKAAINLLAISLCLVISSSAWAQTEKMDKQASKKLEKTEKRYDHGEYHHAQVTTKRLMKKWRKKGYGTSQNYALFALYNVKYLEAIGNYFEVQDSLENALYYFSFNIKEDSSEYLNGLLLISDIYAHFGNQVLAYEYLVQADEFLHQSWDGDTSDATASNNSVDDTTAQEEPALDLPLTPESIQEDTTVVDTVLSGFMGLIKDNPSLDSNQVAMDSLTLDSLIQSNDTRIQSLSDSLEAMAGSEDSASMKRLVAALDSAKALSKDYAEIELPKTNVVPTPLVTQAEPVVEEAAEEEVQEEEASEEKRSLMQVKSDLSTNADSLLAFEIKRRMVTIQLDRGFFREVEYLIPELIGFQRSITKREFPNPDTTAKKSTIKLDKDEFKARQFRLAELYVLRADFYRERGDFSRASNLYYENERLIHDLVGKRSLPTIENEFGRAVMAENDGQLEKPYKEYKKIHARMLKIGISSHHKFFNEVAEKEIQSFIEADKDRKARHLFLKYKLDNMHKYGKTSVYYLNALMLENRFNNRKKRYKKAVKQEVKLKEGVAENVPDDHVSNLQFNDHFYDFYHRNHRVEEARIERETNVWIAKNNFGDNSPMHSIEQLKLAGFNVENEDLFEQSKQVYQDHFEDVIKYQLHEDHPLYIDFLRSYSKLKAYIDQYDEAYTISEQALKIAERKFGSSSELYGVILVDMSEINLQKGEFDQAEQQLEKATEVIRKQGTKKSLSYYMALKSLAGLYMVNGKFEKARDTYKKAYKLLKKSGEGGNENISSSEEMAELYITTGRYKGAEDILKSSIALNEKKYGTDHYRLVEPLSLYGKLYLITGDFIDAEKMVRRSMKISKTNLGDTSVAYMDNLALLAEVYVSMGNYDEAKNIYGDARKLIQKKFGNGNIREADILQKLAEVNFKSDDADLNVINAYLEEAKEIVTTNFNSSHPQYGELLEYQGKVYMLFGEHQKAEQTLADARTIWLELFGKNHLRTARNEMLTGDLEYLMGNFDKAVENYKDAAESYKSTFDDEHPGYIQARSNEAKSFYANGDFKNALVIYDETTDKYLDYLKKYFPSLSEKEKNTYWSSIKGDFEIYHSLAMNLDKQNQKAWNKVYDFRLATKAILLSSSTRLKERIVNSGDGDLIYRFQRYTEKKEMLTRGLAMSEEERIQNGINMPALEKEINGLEKELSEESEDFAKAFEQEEMNWKMVRKALNEGEYAMEIVRFRYFKTDFTDSIIYTGLILDQKSKKGPEVVLLDNGNKLESRYFKYYRNGIKYKAKDKYSYEQFWQDFDAKLEDNTTVFVSADGIYNQMNVETLKDSSGRFVIDKNNIYYVSNTRDIYHTRMDEDVEPYDNTTAAMFGNPEFAGSESNIDQENRVSSLEPLPGAEEEIKSINRLLARQNWRTTTFLGDEATEAEIKKVNSPRVFHVATHGFFMQEAQQDHASTNLKGDIADNPLLRSGLLFTGAGELLANNNIYDFNKKDGILTAYEAMNLNLDHTELVVLSACETGLGEVKSGEGVYGLQRSFIVAGSKNVIMTLFKVDDKVTQELMNDFYSNWLEGQDIRVAFQDAKKRIKEKYSEPIYWGSFVMIGL